A window of Paenibacillus sp. 19GGS1-52 contains these coding sequences:
- the tyrS gene encoding tyrosine--tRNA ligase produces the protein MKWEELSDVQQQEVEHQLEVISRGVVEIVPEEELKRKVIKSVVTGVPLNVKLGLDPSAPDIHVGHTVVMHKLRQFQELGHQVQLIIGDFTGRIGDPTGKSETRKQLTEEDVQRNAETYKKQIYKILDPNKTKVFYNSEWLSPMTFAEVVTLSAKVTVARMMERDDFTKRFQGGLPISIHEFFYPLMQGMDSVALKSDVELGGTDQKFNLLMGRTLQKEYGVDTQATIMTPLLEGLDGVQKMSKSLGNYIGIDEEPNEIYGKAMSVPDELMLKYYELATDISNRELVVLKEALQEGVTHPRDAKMQLAHTFVRMYHGVPAADAAQQHFVTVFQQRALPDDIEIFAVPAAELEDGTIKLVKLLTLLGFAGSNGEAKRSIQQGSVKLNEVKLEDPNADLTPQEGDILQVGKRKFAKLTLS, from the coding sequence ATGAAATGGGAAGAATTATCGGACGTTCAACAGCAGGAAGTAGAGCATCAGCTGGAAGTCATATCTCGTGGTGTCGTGGAGATTGTTCCGGAAGAAGAACTGAAACGCAAAGTCATCAAATCTGTGGTTACGGGTGTACCCCTTAATGTAAAGCTGGGGCTTGATCCATCAGCGCCGGATATCCATGTCGGTCATACAGTTGTTATGCATAAATTACGCCAGTTTCAAGAGCTGGGACATCAAGTGCAGCTTATTATTGGAGATTTCACCGGACGAATCGGAGATCCTACAGGCAAGTCGGAAACGCGCAAGCAATTGACGGAAGAAGATGTACAGCGTAATGCCGAAACCTACAAGAAGCAGATCTACAAGATATTAGACCCGAATAAAACAAAAGTGTTTTACAACTCGGAATGGCTTAGCCCGATGACCTTTGCTGAAGTTGTGACGTTGTCCGCTAAAGTAACAGTGGCACGTATGATGGAGCGTGATGATTTCACTAAACGTTTTCAAGGTGGTCTGCCGATCAGTATCCATGAGTTTTTCTATCCGCTGATGCAAGGAATGGATTCTGTTGCCTTGAAGAGTGACGTGGAGCTTGGAGGAACGGATCAAAAATTTAATCTGCTGATGGGGCGTACGCTGCAGAAGGAATATGGTGTGGATACTCAAGCTACGATTATGACACCTTTGCTTGAAGGTCTTGACGGCGTACAGAAGATGAGCAAGAGCCTGGGTAACTATATTGGTATCGATGAAGAGCCGAACGAAATCTACGGCAAAGCGATGTCGGTACCTGATGAACTGATGCTTAAGTACTATGAGTTGGCCACTGATATCAGCAATCGTGAGCTTGTGGTTCTGAAAGAGGCGTTGCAAGAGGGCGTAACGCATCCGAGAGATGCTAAAATGCAATTGGCTCACACATTTGTACGCATGTATCATGGTGTTCCTGCGGCAGATGCTGCACAGCAGCATTTCGTCACTGTGTTCCAGCAGCGTGCGCTGCCGGATGATATCGAGATCTTTGCAGTTCCTGCCGCAGAGTTGGAAGATGGCACGATCAAACTTGTTAAACTGCTCACTCTGCTTGGATTTGCGGGCTCCAATGGGGAGGCCAAACGCAGTATTCAGCAGGGTTCAGTTAAGCTGAACGAGGTGAAACTGGAGGACCCTAATGCGGACTTGACGCCACAGGAGGGCGATATCTTGCAAGTAGGTAAACGGAAATTCGCTAAGCTAACGTTGTCATAA